A single window of Sphingobacterium sp. ML3W DNA harbors:
- a CDS encoding aminopeptidase P family protein, translated as MTHSEKLAAIRSLMKDQGVDGYIIPSSDPHISEYLPERYKCIAWTSGFTGSAGTLVITQDFAGLWTDTRYFVQANEQLAGSGFELVKLKIQGNAEYADWLGEHLPQGAKVAFDGNLASLLVAQSVQQILNPLDIVVDGHVDLLTTLWEGRPSLPLEKAYLLADSTTGQSTASKLAAVRAILAKNRAQAHLVSSLDDLAWLLNIRGRDVPCNPVVLGFVYITADEAILYIEPSKLEAATVASLKTSGVEVKPYAEVYAQVSKLAVSSILIDPKRTCFAIYDSIPSEVNIIEKINPSTSLKAIKNEVEIGHTRETMINDGIAMTKFFKWLEAAVPQGNQSEVSIAARLQEFREEQPGFNDISFNTIAGYLDHGALPHYSATEESNYELKSKGLLLVDSGGQYQTGTTDITRVVSLGAITQEEKEDYTIVLKGTIEGSQAIYPQGSKGYQIDAITRRSIWATLRNYGHGTGHGVGFFLNVHEGPQTFNSANIDVAIEAGMISSIEPGLYREGKHGIRIENLVLSRNAASSIFGDFMDFETLTICYIATDLVDKTLLDQQHIDWLNQYNQWVFEKLEGRLNEEEKAWLKNKTKAI; from the coding sequence ATGACGCATTCAGAAAAATTAGCGGCAATAAGAAGTTTGATGAAAGACCAAGGTGTCGATGGTTATATTATCCCTTCTTCTGATCCACATATAAGTGAATATTTACCAGAACGTTATAAATGTATCGCATGGACCTCCGGCTTTACAGGTTCGGCAGGTACGTTGGTCATTACACAAGACTTTGCAGGTTTATGGACCGATACACGCTATTTTGTTCAAGCAAATGAACAATTGGCAGGAAGCGGGTTTGAATTGGTAAAATTAAAAATACAAGGTAATGCGGAATATGCAGATTGGTTGGGAGAGCATCTACCTCAAGGAGCAAAGGTTGCATTTGATGGTAATCTAGCATCTTTGTTAGTCGCGCAATCTGTTCAACAAATTTTGAATCCACTTGATATCGTTGTTGATGGACATGTGGACCTGTTAACCACCTTATGGGAAGGCAGACCTTCATTACCTTTAGAAAAAGCATATTTATTAGCAGACAGTACAACGGGTCAGTCGACCGCATCCAAATTAGCGGCGGTTCGTGCCATTCTTGCTAAAAATAGAGCTCAAGCGCATCTCGTTTCTTCACTAGATGATTTAGCTTGGTTATTGAATATTCGTGGTCGCGATGTTCCATGTAATCCGGTAGTTCTTGGTTTTGTTTATATTACTGCAGATGAAGCTATTTTATATATCGAACCAAGCAAGCTAGAAGCAGCTACCGTAGCAAGCCTAAAAACTTCTGGTGTGGAGGTGAAACCTTATGCGGAAGTATATGCACAAGTGAGCAAGCTCGCAGTATCATCCATTTTGATTGATCCGAAGCGCACTTGCTTTGCTATTTATGACTCCATCCCATCGGAAGTAAACATTATAGAGAAGATCAATCCATCGACTTCATTGAAAGCGATTAAAAATGAAGTTGAGATTGGCCATACACGCGAAACCATGATCAATGATGGGATAGCGATGACAAAATTCTTTAAATGGTTGGAAGCGGCAGTACCTCAGGGTAATCAATCTGAAGTTTCGATTGCAGCAAGATTGCAAGAATTTAGAGAGGAACAACCCGGTTTTAACGATATCAGTTTCAATACCATTGCAGGGTATTTAGATCATGGTGCATTGCCCCATTATTCGGCTACTGAAGAAAGCAATTACGAATTGAAATCAAAAGGTCTTTTACTTGTAGATTCTGGCGGTCAATACCAGACCGGTACGACGGACATCACGCGTGTGGTTTCACTAGGAGCGATTACGCAGGAAGAGAAAGAAGATTATACGATCGTATTGAAAGGTACGATTGAAGGTAGCCAAGCGATTTATCCACAAGGATCAAAAGGATATCAGATTGATGCAATCACAAGACGTTCGATTTGGGCTACTTTACGTAACTACGGGCATGGAACAGGACATGGTGTCGGTTTCTTCTTGAACGTACATGAAGGGCCGCAGACATTCAACTCCGCTAATATTGATGTTGCTATTGAGGCTGGAATGATCAGTTCGATCGAGCCGGGATTATACCGCGAAGGAAAACATGGTATCCGTATCGAAAATTTGGTTTTATCTAGAAACGCAGCATCTTCTATATTTGGTGATTTCATGGATTTTGAGACCTTGACCATTTGCTATATTGCTACGGATCTTGTTGACAAAACATTATTGGACCAACAGCATATTGATTGGTTGAACCAGTACAACCAATGGGTATTCGAGAAACTCGAAGGCCGTTTAAATGAAGAGGAAAAAGCATGGTTGAAAAATAAGACTAAAGCGATCTAA